The following are from one region of the Pseudomonas putida genome:
- the pepN gene encoding aminopeptidase N encodes MRTEQPQVIYLKDYQAPEYLIDETHLTFELFEDHTLVHAQLVMRRNPARGAGLPPLELDGQQLELLRAALDDQELQPGDYQLDADSLTVQPKAERFTLDTSVKIHPESNTALEGLYKSGKMFCTQCEAEGFRKITYYLDRPDVMSTFTTTVIAEQHRYPVLLSNGNPIGSGPAEDGRHWATWEDPFMKPAYLFALVAGDLWCVEDSFTRQSGRDVTLRIYVEPENIDKCDHAMVSLKKSMRWDEEVYGREYDLDIFMIVAVNDFNMGAMENKGLNIFNSSCVLARAETATDAAHQRVEGVVAHEYFHNWSGNRVTCRDWFQLSLKEGFTVFRDAEFSADMNSRTVKRIEDVAYLRTHQFAEDAGPMAHPVRPDSFIEISNFYTLTVYEKGAEVVRMVRTLLGADGFRKGSDLYFERHDGQAVTTDDFIKAMEDANGVDFTQFKRWYNQAGTPRLDVSEAYDAAAQTYSLTFRQSCPQTPDKAEKLPFVIPVELGLLDAAGNDLPLQLAAEVAAQGTSRVLSVTEAEQTFTFQGIQAKPLPSLLRGFSAPVKLSFPYDRDQLMFLMQHDSDGFNRWEAGQQLSVQVLQELIGQHQRGEALKLDQRLITALGTVLGNESLDPAMVAEMLSLPGEAYLTEISQVADVDAIHAAREFARRQIAEQLFDALWARYQANREVSRNTAYVASAEHFARRSLQNIALSYLMQSGQPQVLEATLEQFEQCDNMTERLTALAVLVNSPFEAERAKALEAFAEHFKDNPLVMDQWFSVQAASTLPGGLARVKALMQHPAFTLKNPNKVRALIGAFAGQNLVNFHAADGSGYRFLADLVIELNALNPQIASRQLAPLTRWRKYDAARQALMKGELERILASGELSSDVYEVVSKSLA; translated from the coding sequence ATGCGTACCGAACAACCGCAAGTGATCTACCTCAAGGATTACCAGGCGCCCGAGTACCTGATCGACGAGACGCACCTGACCTTCGAGCTGTTCGAGGACCACACCCTGGTTCACGCGCAACTGGTCATGCGCCGCAACCCGGCACGCGGTGCCGGCCTGCCGCCACTGGAACTCGATGGCCAGCAGCTGGAGCTGCTGCGCGCCGCGCTGGATGACCAGGAATTGCAGCCGGGTGACTACCAGCTCGACGCCGACAGCCTGACCGTGCAGCCCAAGGCCGAGCGCTTCACCCTCGATACCAGCGTGAAGATCCACCCCGAGAGCAACACCGCACTGGAAGGCCTGTACAAGTCGGGCAAGATGTTCTGCACCCAGTGCGAGGCCGAAGGTTTCCGCAAGATCACCTACTACCTCGACCGCCCGGACGTGATGAGCACCTTCACCACCACGGTCATCGCCGAGCAGCATCGCTACCCGGTATTGCTGAGCAACGGCAACCCGATCGGCAGCGGGCCTGCTGAAGACGGTCGCCACTGGGCAACCTGGGAAGACCCGTTCATGAAGCCGGCCTACCTGTTCGCGCTGGTGGCCGGCGACCTGTGGTGCGTCGAAGACAGCTTCACCCGCCAGTCCGGCCGCGACGTCACCCTGCGCATCTACGTCGAGCCCGAGAACATCGACAAGTGCGACCACGCCATGGTCAGCCTGAAGAAGTCCATGCGCTGGGACGAAGAGGTCTATGGCCGCGAGTACGACCTGGACATCTTCATGATCGTCGCAGTCAACGACTTCAACATGGGCGCCATGGAAAACAAGGGCCTGAACATCTTCAACTCCAGCTGCGTGCTGGCCCGTGCCGAAACGGCTACCGATGCCGCCCACCAGCGCGTCGAAGGCGTGGTCGCCCACGAATACTTCCACAACTGGTCGGGCAACCGGGTCACCTGCCGTGACTGGTTCCAGCTGTCGCTGAAGGAAGGCTTCACGGTGTTCCGCGACGCCGAGTTCAGCGCCGACATGAACTCGCGCACGGTCAAGCGCATCGAGGATGTGGCCTACCTGCGTACCCACCAGTTTGCCGAAGACGCAGGCCCGATGGCCCACCCGGTACGCCCGGACAGCTTCATCGAGATCTCCAACTTCTACACCCTGACCGTGTACGAGAAGGGCGCCGAAGTGGTGCGCATGGTGCGTACCTTGCTGGGTGCCGATGGCTTCCGCAAGGGCAGTGACCTGTACTTCGAGCGCCACGATGGCCAGGCGGTGACCACCGACGATTTCATCAAGGCCATGGAAGACGCCAACGGCGTCGACTTCACCCAGTTCAAGCGCTGGTACAACCAGGCCGGCACCCCGCGCCTGGACGTCAGCGAGGCCTATGATGCGGCCGCGCAGACCTACAGCCTGACATTCCGCCAGAGCTGCCCGCAGACCCCGGACAAGGCCGAAAAACTGCCGTTCGTGATCCCGGTGGAACTGGGCCTGCTGGACGCCGCAGGCAACGACCTGCCGCTGCAACTGGCCGCTGAAGTTGCGGCGCAGGGCACCAGCCGCGTGCTGTCGGTGACCGAAGCCGAGCAGACCTTCACCTTCCAGGGCATCCAGGCCAAGCCGCTGCCGTCGCTGCTGCGTGGTTTCAGCGCACCGGTCAAGCTGAGCTTCCCCTACGACCGCGATCAGCTGATGTTCCTGATGCAGCATGACAGCGATGGTTTCAACCGTTGGGAGGCGGGGCAGCAGTTGTCGGTGCAGGTGCTGCAGGAGCTGATCGGCCAGCATCAGCGCGGCGAAGCACTGAAGCTGGACCAGCGTCTGATCACCGCACTTGGCACTGTACTTGGCAACGAGTCGCTGGACCCGGCCATGGTTGCCGAAATGCTCTCGCTGCCAGGAGAGGCGTACCTTACCGAAATCAGCCAGGTGGCCGATGTGGACGCTATCCATGCCGCCCGCGAATTCGCCCGCCGGCAGATCGCCGAGCAGCTGTTCGACGCCCTGTGGGCGCGCTACCAGGCCAACCGCGAAGTGTCGCGCAACACCGCCTATGTGGCGTCTGCCGAGCACTTTGCCCGCCGCAGCCTGCAGAATATCGCGCTGTCGTATCTGATGCAGAGCGGCCAGCCGCAGGTGCTAGAGGCGACCCTGGAGCAGTTCGAGCAGTGCGACAACATGACCGAGCGTTTGACCGCACTGGCGGTACTGGTCAACTCGCCGTTCGAGGCTGAACGGGCCAAGGCCCTGGAGGCCTTTGCCGAGCACTTCAAGGACAACCCGCTGGTCATGGACCAGTGGTTCAGCGTGCAGGCGGCGAGCACGTTGCCGGGCGGGCTGGCGCGGGTCAAGGCGCTGATGCAGCACCCGGCGTTCACCCTGAAGAACCCGAACAAGGTCCGTGCGCTGATTGGCGCCTTTGCCGGGCAGAACCTGGTCAACTTCCATGCGGCGGATGGCTCGGGGTATCGCTTCCTGGCGGACCTGGTGATCGAGCTGAATGCGCTGAACCCGCAGATCGCCTCGCGGCAGCTGGCACCGCTGACTCGCTGGCGCAAGTATGACGCTGCGCGTCAGGCCCTGATGAAGGGCGAGCTGGAGCGGATTCTGGCTTCTGGCGAGCTGTCCAGTGATGTGTATGAGGTTGTGAGCAAGAGCCTGGCTTGA
- a CDS encoding YCF48-related protein: MREQNRRLAWPLAAAAVLALGIWADSVQAAAADEYSTESAKASQSLLIDATHAGKRLVVVGDRGHILFSDDQGSTWTQARVPTRQLLTAVFFLDDKRGWAVGHDAQILTSSDGGATWSKQFEDLAREAPLLDIAFLDARHGFAVGAYGALLETTDGGQHWQDVAERLDNPDQLHLNGIAQVRDAGLFIVGEQGGMFRSADNGQTWTKVQGPYEGSLFGVIGTARPHTLLAYGLRGNLFRSTDFGDSWQPIELKAARGTLEFGLAGATLVEGGSLVLVGNGGSVLRSTDDGQTFTVYNRADRIALAGVSGRADGGLLLVGQGGVHLADPQGADQEVRP; this comes from the coding sequence ATGAGGGAACAGAACAGGCGCCTCGCCTGGCCATTGGCAGCCGCAGCGGTACTGGCACTTGGCATATGGGCCGACAGCGTGCAAGCCGCTGCCGCCGACGAATACTCCACCGAATCGGCCAAGGCCAGCCAGAGCCTGCTGATTGACGCCACCCACGCCGGCAAGCGCCTGGTAGTGGTGGGCGATCGCGGTCATATCCTGTTCTCGGACGACCAGGGCAGCACCTGGACCCAGGCGCGGGTGCCCACCCGGCAACTGCTCACCGCGGTTTTCTTCCTCGACGACAAGCGCGGCTGGGCCGTGGGCCATGATGCGCAGATCCTCACCAGCAGCGACGGCGGTGCCACCTGGAGCAAGCAGTTCGAAGACCTTGCCCGTGAAGCGCCGTTGCTCGATATCGCCTTCCTCGACGCCCGGCACGGCTTTGCCGTAGGCGCCTACGGCGCCTTGCTGGAAACCACCGATGGCGGCCAGCACTGGCAGGACGTGGCCGAGCGCCTGGATAACCCCGACCAGCTGCACCTGAACGGTATCGCCCAGGTGCGTGACGCGGGCCTGTTCATCGTCGGCGAGCAAGGCGGCATGTTCCGCTCCGCCGACAACGGCCAGACCTGGACCAAGGTCCAGGGCCCCTACGAGGGTTCGCTGTTCGGCGTGATCGGTACTGCCCGGCCGCACACCCTGCTGGCCTACGGCCTGCGCGGCAACCTGTTCCGTTCGACCGATTTCGGCGACAGCTGGCAGCCGATCGAACTCAAGGCCGCACGTGGCACCCTCGAATTCGGCCTGGCAGGCGCTACGCTTGTCGAGGGCGGTAGCCTGGTGCTGGTCGGCAATGGCGGCAGCGTGCTGCGCAGTACCGATGATGGCCAGACCTTCACTGTATACAACCGCGCCGACCGCATCGCCCTGGCCGGCGTCAGCGGCCGGGCCGATGGCGGCCTGCTGCTGGTAGGGCAGGGTGGCGTGCACCTGGCTGACCCGCAGGGTGCTGACCAGGAGGTGCGTCCATGA
- a CDS encoding RND family transporter: MHPHHQDKATLLERLIFNNRPVVIALCVLVSIFLFWQATQIRPSTSFEKMIPLQHPFIEQMMEHRNDLANLGNTVRISVEAVNGDIFDKDYMETLRQVHDEVFYIPGVDRAGLKSLWSPSVRWSEVTEEGFSGGEVIPNTYNGSQDSLDTLRDNVLKSGQVGRLVGNNFKSSIVDVPLLESYPDPQDPGKQVKLDYQQFSHQLEEKIRDKFQAQNPNVKVHIVGFAKKVGDLIDGLVMVAMFFGVALAITWVLLYWFTWCIRSTIAVLITTLVAVVWQLGLMHAVGFGLDPYSMLVPFLIFAIGISHGVQKINGIALQSSDADNALTAARRTFRQLFLPGMIAILADAVGFITLLIIDIGVIRELAIGASIGVAVIVFTNLILLPVAISYVGISKKAVERSKQDATREHPFWRLLSNFASARVAPVSVVLALVAFAGGLWYSQNLKIGDLDQGAPELRPDSRYNQDNNFIISNYSTSSDVLVIMVKTPPESCSIHSTMAPIDELMWTMQNTPGVQSAISLVTVSKQVIKGMNEGSLKWETLSRNPDILNNSIARADGLYNGDCSLAPVLVFLNDHKAETLERVTAVAKAFADSHNKEGLQFLLAAGNAGIEAATNEVIKSAELTILILVYICVAVMCLITFRSFAATLCIVLPLVLTSVLGNALMAYMGIGVKVATLPVVALGVGIGVDYGIYIYSRLESFLRAGLPLQEAYYETLRSTGKAVLFTGLCLAIGVCTWIFSAIKFQADMGLMLTFMLLWNMFGALWLLPALARFLIKPEKMVGKEGGSIFAH, translated from the coding sequence ATGCACCCGCATCACCAGGACAAGGCCACGCTGCTCGAACGCCTGATCTTCAACAACCGCCCCGTGGTTATCGCCCTGTGCGTGCTGGTCAGCATCTTCCTGTTCTGGCAGGCCACGCAGATTCGCCCGTCCACCAGCTTCGAGAAGATGATCCCGCTGCAGCACCCGTTCATCGAGCAGATGATGGAGCACCGCAACGACCTGGCCAACCTCGGCAACACCGTGCGCATCTCGGTGGAGGCGGTCAATGGCGACATCTTCGACAAGGACTACATGGAAACCCTGCGGCAGGTCCATGACGAAGTGTTCTACATCCCTGGCGTCGACCGTGCCGGGCTGAAGTCATTGTGGAGCCCCAGCGTGCGCTGGAGCGAGGTCACCGAAGAAGGCTTCTCTGGTGGCGAGGTGATCCCCAACACCTACAATGGCTCGCAGGACAGCCTCGACACACTCCGCGACAACGTGCTCAAGTCAGGCCAGGTAGGGCGCCTGGTGGGCAACAACTTCAAGTCCAGCATCGTCGATGTGCCACTGCTGGAGAGCTACCCCGACCCGCAGGACCCGGGCAAGCAGGTAAAGCTGGACTACCAGCAGTTTTCGCACCAGCTGGAAGAGAAGATCCGCGACAAGTTCCAGGCGCAGAACCCCAACGTGAAGGTGCACATCGTCGGCTTCGCCAAGAAAGTCGGTGACCTGATCGACGGCCTGGTGATGGTGGCGATGTTCTTCGGCGTCGCCCTGGCCATCACCTGGGTGTTGTTGTACTGGTTCACCTGGTGCATCCGCAGCACCATCGCCGTGCTCATCACCACCCTGGTGGCTGTGGTCTGGCAGCTGGGCCTGATGCATGCGGTGGGCTTTGGCCTGGACCCGTACTCGATGCTGGTGCCGTTCCTGATCTTCGCCATCGGCATTTCCCACGGAGTCCAGAAGATCAACGGTATCGCCCTGCAGTCGAGTGACGCCGACAACGCCCTGACCGCCGCCCGGCGCACGTTCCGCCAGCTGTTCCTGCCAGGGATGATCGCCATCCTCGCCGACGCCGTGGGCTTCATCACCCTGCTGATCATCGATATCGGGGTGATCCGTGAACTGGCCATCGGTGCTTCCATCGGTGTGGCGGTGATCGTGTTCACCAACCTCATCCTGCTGCCGGTAGCCATCTCCTACGTCGGCATCAGCAAGAAGGCTGTCGAGCGCAGCAAGCAGGACGCTACCCGCGAGCACCCGTTCTGGCGCCTGCTGTCGAACTTTGCCAGTGCCAGGGTGGCGCCGGTGTCGGTGGTGCTGGCGCTGGTCGCCTTCGCCGGTGGCCTGTGGTACAGCCAGAACCTGAAGATCGGCGACCTCGACCAGGGCGCGCCGGAGCTGCGTCCCGACTCGCGCTACAACCAGGACAACAACTTCATCATCAGCAACTACTCGACCAGTTCCGACGTGCTGGTGATCATGGTCAAGACCCCGCCGGAAAGCTGCTCGATCCACTCGACCATGGCGCCGATCGACGAGCTGATGTGGACCATGCAGAACACCCCTGGCGTGCAGTCGGCCATTTCCCTCGTGACCGTGTCCAAGCAGGTGATCAAGGGCATGAACGAGGGCAGCCTGAAATGGGAAACCCTGTCGCGCAACCCGGACATCCTCAACAACTCGATCGCCCGCGCCGATGGCCTGTACAACGGCGACTGCTCGCTGGCGCCGGTGCTGGTGTTCCTCAACGACCACAAGGCCGAAACCCTTGAACGGGTCACTGCCGTGGCCAAGGCGTTTGCCGACAGCCACAACAAGGAAGGCCTGCAGTTCCTGCTGGCGGCGGGCAACGCCGGGATCGAGGCAGCGACCAACGAGGTAATCAAGTCGGCCGAGCTGACCATCCTGATCCTGGTGTATATCTGCGTGGCGGTGATGTGCCTGATAACCTTCCGCTCGTTCGCCGCCACCCTGTGCATCGTCCTGCCGCTGGTGCTGACCTCGGTGCTGGGCAACGCGCTGATGGCCTACATGGGCATCGGGGTCAAGGTGGCGACCTTGCCGGTGGTGGCGCTGGGCGTGGGTATTGGTGTGGACTACGGCATCTACATCTACAGCCGGCTGGAAAGCTTCCTGCGTGCCGGGTTGCCGTTGCAGGAGGCGTATTACGAGACCCTGCGCTCGACCGGCAAGGCTGTGCTGTTCACCGGGTTGTGCCTGGCCATCGGCGTGTGCACCTGGATCTTCTCGGCGATCAAGTTCCAGGCCGACATGGGGCTGATGCTGACCTTCATGCTGTTGTGGAACATGTTCGGGGCGCTGTGGTTGTTGCCGGCGTTGGCACGGTTCCTGATCAAGCCGGAAAAGATGGTGGGCAAGGAGGGTGGGTCGATTTTCGCCCATTGA
- a CDS encoding DUF5629 family protein has product MSPLATALQSCDMLLIDGLHAFDFTSDESGLTIECMDGRQLRRWTFTPEQITAAIAVGDEWQLDDADGAHRLVCMSAFRAPDDDEDESDLDEPADR; this is encoded by the coding sequence ATGTCCCCCCTCGCCACCGCCCTGCAGTCCTGCGACATGCTCCTGATCGACGGCCTGCACGCCTTCGACTTCACCTCCGATGAATCCGGCCTCACCATCGAATGCATGGACGGCCGCCAGCTCCGCCGCTGGACCTTCACCCCCGAGCAGATCACAGCTGCCATCGCCGTGGGTGACGAGTGGCAACTCGACGATGCCGACGGCGCGCATCGGCTAGTCTGTATGAGTGCCTTTCGCGCCCCGGATGATGACGAAGATGAATCGGATCTGGACGAGCCTGCTGACCGCTAG
- a CDS encoding glutathione S-transferase, whose amino-acid sequence MILYSFRRCPWAMRARLALRYAGCEVEIREVAMKNKPAELLALSPKGTVPVLDTGAGVLEESLDIMRWALAQNDPQDWRLQADPVAAQQAQALIARNDSTFKAQVNLYKYAERYPEHTREHYRQQAETWLAELEALLAGRPYLLADHPSIADAALLPLMRQFAGVEPQWFAEAAYPRVRSWLEGWLASDLFKAVMTK is encoded by the coding sequence GTGATCCTCTACTCGTTCCGCCGCTGCCCCTGGGCCATGCGCGCTCGCCTGGCCCTGCGCTATGCGGGGTGCGAGGTGGAGATTCGCGAGGTAGCGATGAAAAACAAGCCGGCAGAACTGCTGGCCTTGTCACCCAAGGGCACCGTGCCGGTACTGGATACCGGCGCCGGGGTGCTCGAAGAAAGCCTGGACATCATGCGTTGGGCGCTGGCACAAAACGACCCGCAGGACTGGCGGCTGCAGGCCGACCCTGTGGCGGCGCAGCAGGCGCAAGCTCTGATTGCGCGCAACGACAGCACGTTCAAGGCGCAGGTCAACCTGTACAAGTATGCCGAGCGCTACCCCGAGCATACCCGCGAACATTACCGCCAGCAGGCCGAGACCTGGCTGGCGGAGCTTGAAGCCCTGCTGGCGGGCCGGCCCTACCTGCTGGCCGACCACCCAAGCATTGCCGATGCCGCGTTGCTGCCCCTGATGCGCCAGTTTGCCGGGGTCGAACCGCAGTGGTTCGCCGAGGCGGCTTATCCGCGGGTGCGGAGCTGGCTGGAGGGCTGGTTGGCTTCGGACCTGTTCAAGGCAGTGATGACCAAGTAA